From a single Bacillus pseudomycoides DSM 12442 genomic region:
- a CDS encoding FtsX-like permease family protein, whose product MIFKLSISGLKSKLKDYIVLLVGLVMSISIFYMFQTLALNKAFVEANTTIRSIAPVFQTGSALLAIITFFYVLYANSFLMSLRQKEFGMYMMLGAKKHKVTLLMFLETIIIGAVSLVIGITVGIGLSQGMGKLLMKQLDFTASGYQGFYVPSMLVTCMFFLVLFVLSAIMNSVKLSRISVLQLVHADASAERTMIKGKWTGIVSFLAIILLGIGYASMIYMNKLKEQGPMIAMLTTTAGTYMLFTSVLPLIIKKLKSNKKRSEKGLNAFTFAQLNFRINSLTKVLATVAMLVALGAGAISGGMAFKNNVIQSTDQLEIYDTVIHNPTAEEKNILDGITFKEKNEYHYKVDDKYVYYLKEDLEKNRPLVQAGIEKKDRGKVKRVSENLPVGAISKYGEENMENTNIIPEEWDDALRSLQPTYLNYMEKVKKIVDQKMYDGIQEKENIVVIGKTEDFVTYLDKWKKIDGLQLVKYKNVTAEDIFSKYQIYTGIYASASGTVFMGFFLGIAFLAMMASCLMFKILSGASKDIVRYEMLRKIGVRHELLAKSIYKELFLVFLFPGIVGIIHVLLGMKIFGFILIDPYFRIWLPILIFVVIYSIYYLITVQLYKGIVLPEKK is encoded by the coding sequence ATGATATTTAAACTTTCTATATCAGGACTAAAAAGTAAGCTAAAAGATTATATTGTCTTACTAGTTGGTCTTGTTATGTCAATTTCAATTTTTTACATGTTTCAAACGCTAGCATTAAATAAAGCATTTGTTGAAGCAAATACTACTATTCGGTCAATTGCGCCTGTTTTTCAAACAGGTTCAGCTCTATTAGCAATCATTACATTCTTCTATGTTCTATATGCAAATTCTTTTTTGATGTCTCTTCGCCAAAAAGAATTTGGGATGTATATGATGTTAGGTGCAAAAAAACATAAGGTTACATTACTTATGTTTCTGGAAACGATTATTATTGGGGCAGTATCCTTAGTAATTGGAATTACAGTAGGAATAGGGCTTTCACAAGGGATGGGTAAACTCCTCATGAAGCAACTGGATTTTACTGCGAGTGGTTACCAAGGGTTTTATGTACCATCTATGTTAGTTACTTGTATGTTCTTCTTGGTATTATTTGTGTTATCTGCCATTATGAATAGTGTGAAATTATCACGCATCTCCGTTCTGCAACTTGTACATGCAGATGCTTCAGCAGAACGTACAATGATTAAAGGTAAGTGGACTGGGATTGTTTCATTTTTAGCCATTATTTTATTAGGAATTGGATATGCTTCGATGATTTATATGAATAAGTTAAAAGAACAGGGGCCTATGATTGCGATGCTTACAACTACAGCAGGAACGTATATGTTATTTACTTCTGTCCTTCCGCTTATTATTAAAAAATTAAAGAGTAATAAAAAGCGTAGTGAGAAAGGTCTTAATGCTTTTACATTTGCTCAATTAAACTTTCGTATTAATAGTTTAACAAAGGTACTCGCAACAGTAGCAATGTTAGTAGCACTTGGTGCGGGGGCGATTTCAGGTGGGATGGCTTTTAAAAATAACGTAATTCAATCGACGGATCAACTTGAAATATACGATACAGTCATTCATAATCCAACAGCAGAAGAAAAGAATATTTTAGATGGTATTACATTTAAAGAAAAGAATGAATATCACTATAAAGTAGATGATAAATATGTTTACTACTTGAAAGAAGATCTAGAGAAAAACCGTCCACTTGTGCAAGCTGGAATAGAAAAAAAGGATAGAGGGAAAGTAAAACGAGTTTCTGAAAATCTTCCTGTAGGAGCAATTTCAAAATATGGTGAGGAGAATATGGAGAATACAAATATTATCCCAGAAGAGTGGGATGACGCTTTACGCTCTCTTCAACCAACCTATTTAAATTACATGGAAAAAGTAAAAAAAATAGTAGATCAAAAAATGTACGATGGCATACAAGAAAAAGAAAACATTGTTGTAATTGGAAAAACTGAGGATTTTGTAACATATTTAGATAAATGGAAAAAAATTGACGGGTTGCAGCTAGTTAAATATAAAAATGTCACAGCTGAAGATATCTTCAGTAAATATCAAATATATACTGGGATTTACGCCAGTGCCAGCGGAACAGTATTTATGGGTTTCTTCTTAGGTATTGCTTTCCTTGCGATGATGGCAAGCTGCTTAATGTTTAAGATTCTTTCTGGTGCATCAAAAGATATTGTACGCTATGAAATGCTTCGTAAAATTGGAGTCCGTCATGAATTATTAGCAAAATCCATTTATAAAGAGTTATTTTTAGTGTTTTTATTTCCAGGGATAGTAGGTATAATTCATGTATTATTGGGTATGAAGATTTTTGGTTTCATCTTAATTGACCCATATTTCCGTATTTGGTTACCAATCTTGATTTTCGTAGTTATCTATTCGATCTATTACCTTATTACAGTTCAATTATATAAAGGAATTGTTCTTCCTGAAAAAAAGTAA
- a CDS encoding ABC transporter ATP-binding protein, protein MNNSVVNVKNVQKVYGKKGENQSHALRDVSFSIQEGEFVGIMGPSGSGKTTLLNVISTLDVATGGIVEIAGIDITKMKQGELSDFRSQKLGFIFQDFNLLENLSIYENIALPLSLQGVPSRKIGPKVKKVANMLGISEILQKYPSEVSGGQKQRSAAARALVHEPAIILGDEPTGALDSKNATSLLEAMKNLNEKQDVSIMMVTHDPYSASYCQRILFIQDGELYKEIHRSGTREVFYKEILDVLADLGTQKG, encoded by the coding sequence ATGAACAACTCAGTTGTAAATGTAAAAAATGTTCAAAAAGTGTACGGTAAAAAAGGTGAAAATCAGTCACACGCTTTAAGAGATGTATCGTTCTCGATTCAAGAGGGAGAATTTGTTGGAATCATGGGACCGTCTGGTTCAGGAAAAACAACATTATTAAATGTAATTTCAACATTAGATGTAGCAACTGGCGGCATTGTTGAAATTGCTGGTATCGATATCACTAAAATGAAGCAAGGAGAGCTTTCAGATTTTCGCTCTCAAAAATTAGGATTTATCTTTCAAGATTTCAATTTATTAGAGAATCTATCTATTTATGAAAATATTGCACTTCCACTTTCACTTCAAGGAGTCCCATCGCGTAAGATTGGTCCAAAAGTAAAGAAAGTAGCCAATATGTTAGGGATTTCGGAAATACTTCAAAAATATCCATCTGAGGTATCTGGTGGACAAAAACAACGTTCCGCGGCAGCACGCGCGCTTGTACATGAACCAGCAATTATTTTAGGGGACGAGCCAACAGGGGCACTGGATTCAAAAAATGCAACAAGCCTTTTAGAAGCAATGAAAAATTTAAATGAAAAACAAGATGTTTCGATTATGATGGTTACTCATGATCCATATAGTGCAAGTTATTGCCAGCGCATTTTGTTCATTCAAGATGGTGAGTTATATAAAGAAATTCATCGTAGTGGTACGCGTGAAGTGTTCTATAAAGAAATTTTAGATGTACTTGCGGATTTAGGTACACAAAAAGGATAA
- a CDS encoding YxeA family protein, with protein MKKAWIAVSGLVVVGGGLLTYMGGETIDRFNPLVKEKDVYVLTKGEAKPDGKRYFYMLNGVDESGDENTIKVGVSGKDDYPDSYLKVHVKGKYVYEFEKVQEKEVPEKAKEKLKK; from the coding sequence ATGAAAAAAGCATGGATTGCAGTGTCAGGATTAGTTGTTGTAGGAGGTGGATTATTAACTTATATGGGAGGAGAAACAATAGATAGATTTAATCCATTAGTGAAAGAAAAAGATGTGTACGTCCTTACAAAAGGGGAAGCAAAACCTGATGGTAAGAGATATTTTTACATGTTAAACGGAGTTGATGAATCAGGCGATGAAAATACCATTAAAGTAGGGGTTTCTGGTAAGGATGATTATCCAGATTCTTATTTAAAGGTTCATGTAAAAGGAAAGTATGTTTACGAATTTGAGAAAGTGCAGGAAAAAGAAGTTCCTGAGAAAGCAAAAGAAAAACTAAAAAAATAA